One window from the genome of Musa acuminata AAA Group cultivar baxijiao chromosome BXJ1-4, Cavendish_Baxijiao_AAA, whole genome shotgun sequence encodes:
- the LOC135662205 gene encoding membrin-11-like — translation MYVSLPLFRHHLPRSPPMEAGGIGGGGATLSEIYQSTRRLLLRTRDGLERLERLESSASSSSYASSSSPSVADPAELSLAVKRDITQIRSLCAEMDRLWRSIPVRGQRDLWKRKVEQVAEEVDSLKESLDKHSFRQQKRMQEAKERAELLERANGESAHILRIFDEEAQAMQSARNSSIMLEEAYATGVAVLSKYAEQRDRLKRAQRKALDILNTVGLSNTVLKLIERRHRVDKWIAYTGMVITVLVVCAFVWWMH, via the exons ATGTATGTTAGCCTTCCTCTCTTTCGACATCATCTCCCGAGATCTCCGCCAATGGAAGCCGGCGGCATTGGAGGCGGCGGAGCAACCCTCTCTGAGATCTACCAGAGTACGCGGCGGTTGCTTCTCCGGACGAGAGATGGGCTGGAGCGGCTCGAGCGTCTTGAGtcatccgcctcctcctcctcgtatgCTTCGTCATCGTCACCTTCGGTCGCGGATCCGGCGGAGCTCTCCCTCGCGGTCAAGAGAGACATCACCCAGATTCGCTCCCTATGTGCCGAGATGGATCGCCTCTGGCGGTCGATTCCCGTCAGAGGCCAGCGCGATCTCTGGAAGAG AAAAGTGGAACAGGTGGCAGAAGAGGTGGATTCACTGAAAGAAAGTCTTGACAAGCATTCCTTCCGTCAACAAAAGAGGATGCAGGAAGCTAAAGAACGTGCAGAATTATTGGAAAGAGCT AATGGGGAGTCTGCGCATATTCTGAGAATATTTGACGAGGAAGCACAAGCAATGCAATCCGCACGAAACTCTTCAATAATGCTGGAAGAAGCATATGCCACTGGAGTGGCTGTTCTGTCTAAGTACGCCGAGCAGAGGGATCGCTTGAAG AGAGCCCAAAGGAAGGCCCTGGACATCCTTAACACTGTAGGGTTATCTAACACCGTGTTGAAGCTAATTGAGCGGCGACACCGCGTGGACAAGTGGATTGCTTATACAGGTATGGTTATTACAGTCCTGGTGGTGTGTGCGTTTGTGTGGTGGATGCACTGA